From Halichoerus grypus chromosome 6, mHalGry1.hap1.1, whole genome shotgun sequence, one genomic window encodes:
- the SAP25 gene encoding histone deacetylase complex subunit SAP25 isoform X2, producing the protein MTLPAAPVPKAFLEPERAAAAPGPPRPGCRAVPGSPSVPPPVALPPQMAWEVAPSRMIVLAPWDPHYKARAGPRLVWGPSCASGASFSGRTLCHPSFWPLYEAAPGRDLRPLAPATGHQNGEHAPRDAGFPVMCHEDVFLSDPLLPSGQRVPLYLSEASQQVMGSLKLLLPPPIMSPWVLRTPSPGCSTAWLSGPELIALNGLLQMSQGAPRPASPGAPTPPAGPPGPVSDHPGSSGSPSCSHCTDPSVPRTPDAH; encoded by the exons CCCGCAGCCCCGGTCCCGAAGGCCTTCCTGGAGCCGGAGAGAGCAGCTGCTGCCCCGGGcccccccaggcctggctgccGGGCAGTCCCCGGGAGCCCCAG TGTTCCTCCCCCAGTTGCTCTTCCCCCCCAGATGGCCTGGGAGGTGGCCCCCTCAAGGATGATTGTGCTAGCCCCGTGGGACCCCCACTACAAGGCTAGAGCAGGACCTCGGCTGGTGTGG GGGCCCAGCTGTGCGTCAGGCGCCTCCTTCTCCGGCCGGACCTTGTGTCATCCCTCATTCTGGCCGCTGTATGAGGCAGCCCCAGGCCGGGACCTCAGGCCCCTGGCCCCAGCCACAGGGCATCAGAACGGAGAGCATGCGCCCAGGGATGCAG GGTTCCCAGTGATGTGCCATGAAGATGTCTTTCTGTCAGACCCGCTGCTGCCGTCTGGGCAGCGTGTCCCCCTGTACCTGTCGGAGGCCTCTCAGCAG gTCATGGGCTCTCTGAAGCTGCTGCTCCCACCTCCTATCATGTCTCCCTGGGTCCTCCGCACCCCATCCCCGGGCTGCTCCACTGCCTGGCTCAGTGGGCCTGAGCTGATCGCCCTCAATGGCCTCCTGCAGATGAGCCAGGGGGCTCCGAGACCTGCCTCCCCGGGggctcccacgccccctgctggCCCCCCAGGCCCTGTATCTGACCACCCAGGCTCCAGTGGCAGCCCCAGCTGTTCTCATTGCACTGACCCATCTGTCCCACGAACCCCAGACGCCCACTGA
- the SAP25 gene encoding histone deacetylase complex subunit SAP25 isoform X1, whose protein sequence is MLPRPPRLWDAGKEQAPEEQGPSAGSDPGEAWTSGEEALGEPGSPPQDSPQPRSRRPSWSRREQLLPRAPPGLAAGQSPGAPVALPPQMAWEVAPSRMIVLAPWDPHYKARAGPRLVWGPSCASGASFSGRTLCHPSFWPLYEAAPGRDLRPLAPATGHQNGEHAPRDAGFPVMCHEDVFLSDPLLPSGQRVPLYLSEASQQVMGSLKLLLPPPIMSPWVLRTPSPGCSTAWLSGPELIALNGLLQMSQGAPRPASPGAPTPPAGPPGPVSDHPGSSGSPSCSHCTDPSVPRTPDAH, encoded by the exons GAGGCCTGGACCTCTGGAGAGGAAGCACTGGGGGAGCCAGGAAGTCCCCCACAGGACAG CCCGCAGCCCCGGTCCCGAAGGCCTTCCTGGAGCCGGAGAGAGCAGCTGCTGCCCCGGGcccccccaggcctggctgccGGGCAGTCCCCGGGAGCCCCAG TTGCTCTTCCCCCCCAGATGGCCTGGGAGGTGGCCCCCTCAAGGATGATTGTGCTAGCCCCGTGGGACCCCCACTACAAGGCTAGAGCAGGACCTCGGCTGGTGTGG GGGCCCAGCTGTGCGTCAGGCGCCTCCTTCTCCGGCCGGACCTTGTGTCATCCCTCATTCTGGCCGCTGTATGAGGCAGCCCCAGGCCGGGACCTCAGGCCCCTGGCCCCAGCCACAGGGCATCAGAACGGAGAGCATGCGCCCAGGGATGCAG GGTTCCCAGTGATGTGCCATGAAGATGTCTTTCTGTCAGACCCGCTGCTGCCGTCTGGGCAGCGTGTCCCCCTGTACCTGTCGGAGGCCTCTCAGCAG gTCATGGGCTCTCTGAAGCTGCTGCTCCCACCTCCTATCATGTCTCCCTGGGTCCTCCGCACCCCATCCCCGGGCTGCTCCACTGCCTGGCTCAGTGGGCCTGAGCTGATCGCCCTCAATGGCCTCCTGCAGATGAGCCAGGGGGCTCCGAGACCTGCCTCCCCGGGggctcccacgccccctgctggCCCCCCAGGCCCTGTATCTGACCACCCAGGCTCCAGTGGCAGCCCCAGCTGTTCTCATTGCACTGACCCATCTGTCCCACGAACCCCAGACGCCCACTGA
- the LOC118523646 gene encoding uncharacterized protein LOC118523646 yields MKPGGGGPPAAPESEPAGVPLVLPRPWGCPADVRLCGHLRKQKSQRRRFFVLRADPPRLECYESEKKFRAGRAPPKLSVSLAGACTISKRVDARQRHLIVLYTRDRSLGVAAACEAEQQAWYSALLEARAAAGPSFHEDPGAWILAPFQDVWPVTLRPKGLGRTRGLGSGGYRLCLGSGVLSLLRKPKGTGSGDTQASPPPPALCLSLLSVRRCGHADSFFFLELGRSAPTGPGELWLQAPDAVVAQSIHETVLAAMKRLGDGGARGRAEPLPRDPLTSASRPSASQPYATLASAAQSSGQSHCRGLGERRGEATLRMPATAASQPQGLERGGGYVAMGARSDYEPMGGGEAGGYMVMAPPRLAASAPAAPHYPLQGCGGTEYVPMSRFPPGSLSSSSLPCFYKLGAGEPGPSFQGPRRSIGERWGPAGAHSSLQPPSELAGEYVCIKYVAPDYLGMGTAIQGPPNGHLNYVDLDLIPPLEARGDAPGASRNRQHSYACIEFQNLREAPSSCSITPESQVSLSP; encoded by the exons ATGAAGCCCGGAGGCGGTGGCCCCCCGGCGGCCCCGGAGTCCGAGCCGGCCGGCGTGCCCCTGGTTCTGCCGCGGCCCTGGGGCTGTCCCGCTGACGTGCGGCTCTGCGGCCACCTGCGGAAGCAGAAGTCCCAGCGCCGCCGCTTCTTCGTGCTCCGCGCCGACCCGCCGCGCCTCGAGTGCTACGAGAGCGAGAAGAAGTTCCGCGCCGGCCGAGCGCCGCCCAAGCTCAGCGTGAGCCTGGCGGGTGCGTGCACCATCAGCAAGCGCGTGGACGCGCGCCAGCGCCACCTGATCGTCCTGTACACGCGCGACCGCAGCCTGGGCGTGGCGGCGGCCTGCGAGGCGGAGCAGCAGGCGTGGTACAGCGCCCTGCTCGAGGCGCGCGCGGCCGCCG GTCCCAGCTTCCACGAGGACCCCGGCGCCTGGATTCTCGCTCCATTTCAGGACGTCTGGCCCGTGACACTGCGGCCCAAGGGACTGGGGCGAACACGAGGCCTGGGCAGCGGCGGCTACCGCCTGTGCCTGGGTTCGGGGGTGCTGAGCCTGCTGCGGAAGCCCAAGGGCACGGGCTCTGGGGACACGCAGGcttcgccgccgccgcccgccctgTGCCTGTCCCTGCTCAGTGTGCGCCGCTGCGGCCACGCagactctttcttcttcctggagcTCGGCCGCTCGGCGCCCACGGGTCCCGGGGAGCTGTGGCTACAGGCGCCCGACGCTGTGGTGGCCCAAAGCATTCACGAGACCGTACTGGCCGCCATGAAGCGACTCGGGGATGGCGGTGCCCGTGGCAGGGCTGAGCCACTGCCAAGGGATCCCCTGACGAGCGCTTCCAGACCCTCCGCCTCCCAACCTTATGCAACCCTGGCCTCGGCAGCCCAGTCAAGCGGCCAGAGCCATTGCAGGGGcctgggggagagaaggggggaagCAACCCTCCGGATGCCGGCGACCGCAGCCTCGCAGCCCCAGGGCTTGGAGCGGGGAGGGGGCTACGTAGCCATGGGAGCCCGGAGCGACTACGAGCCCATGGGGGGTGGCGAAGCAGGTGGCTACATGGTGATGGCACCCCCTCGCCTTGCGGCCTCTGCCCCCGCAGCTCCCCACTACCCGCTCCAAGGTTGCGGGGGCACCGAATACGTGCCCATGAGCCGCTTTCCGCCAGGGTCCTTGTCCTCGAGCTCCCTGCCCTGTTTCTATAAGCTCGGGGCTGGGGAGCCTGGACCTTCCTTCCAAGGCCCCCGCCGCAGCATCGGGGAACGTTGGGGACCAGCAGGGGCTCACTCCTCCTTGCAGCCGCCCTCAGAGCTAGCAGGGGAGTACGTGTGCATCAAGTACGTGGCCCCGGACTACTTAGGAATGGGCACTGCCATACAAGGACCCCCCAACGGCCACCTCAACTACGTGGACCTGGACCTGATCCCTCCGCTGGAGGCTCGAGGCGACGCCCCCGGGGCCAGCAGGAACCGCCAGCACAGCTATGCCTGCATCGAGTTCCAGAACCTCAGAGAGGCTCCG AGTTCCTGCAGCATCACTCCAGAGTCTCAGGTCAGCCTTAGCCCCTGA